From Alosa sapidissima isolate fAloSap1 chromosome 7, fAloSap1.pri, whole genome shotgun sequence, the proteins below share one genomic window:
- the ttpal gene encoding alpha-tocopherol transfer protein-like — MAEGSGMEGTPTTGVDLPQPTNGGFPGPPPPIYSCTLNPALEAKAREELQEKPEWRLRDVQALRDMVLKEHPHLRTRLDDAFLLRFLRARKFDYDRALQLLLNYHASRRAWPEVFHDLRPSTVKHVLERGVLTVLPQSDNHGRYILCLRPGKWRQNDYPFVDNIRAIYLTLEKLIEAEQTQVNGLVILVDYSGVGLSQASNPGPFLAKKVVGILQDGFPIRIKAVNIINEPRIFKGIFAIIKPFLKEKMAERYVLHGSDLSSLHRSIPRSVLPEQYGGVAGQLDMAVWTQTLLDAEENFVVEFCQPEPLEDGVLPDSMLFDGEHSGSGAHGEDTFRSLRSQLYYCY, encoded by the exons ATGGCTGAAGGCAGTGGTATGGAGGGAACCCCGACCACAGGGGTAGACTTACCACAGCCCACTAATGGAGGGTTCCCCGGTCCACCTCCCCCAATTTACTCGTGCACGTTGAATCCTGCCCTGGAGGCCAAGGCTCGTGAGGAGTTGCAGGAGAAGCCCGAGTGGCGTTTGCGTGACGTACAGGCGCTGCGGGACATGGTGCTGAAGGAACACCCACACCTGCGCACGCGTCTGGACGATGCATTCCTGCTGCGTTTCTTGCGCGCCAGAAAGTTTGATTATGACCGTGCTCTCCAGTTGCTGCTGAACTATCACGCCAGCCGACGGGCCTGGCCCGAGGTTTTCCATGACCTCCGGCCCTCTACGGTTAAGCACGTGTTGGAGCGAGGCGTCCTAACAGTGTTGCCCCAGTCAGACAACCATGGGCGCTACATTCTATGTCTCAGGCCAG GGAAGTGGAGGCAAAATGATTACCCGTTTGTGGACAACATCCGGGCGATCTACCTGACACTTGAGAAGCTGATCGAGGCAGAGCAGACCCAGGTGAATGGTCTGGTGATCCTCGTGGACTACAGTGGCGTGGGGCTGTCCCAGGCATCCAACCCTGGACCGTTCCTGGCCAAGAAGGTGGTAGGAATCCTGCAG GATGGTTTTCCTATCAGAATAAAAGCTGTGAACATCATCAATGAGCCACGCATCTTTAAGGGAATATTTGCCATTATTAAGCCCTTCCTAAAGGAGAAGATGGCTGAGAGG TATGTCCTTCACGGCTCGGACCTGTCCTCCCTACACCGAAGCATCCCGCGTTCGGTGCTACCCGAGCAGTACGGCGGCGTGGCCGGCCAGCTAGACATGGCGGTGTGGACCCAGACGCTGCTGGACGCCGAGGAGAACTTTGTGGTGGAGTTCTGTCAGCCTGAGCCGCTGGAGGATGGCGTGCTGCCGGACTCCATGCTGTTTGACGGCGAGCACAGCGGCAGTGGAGCTCATGGAGAGGACACGTTCAGGAGCCTGCGCTCGCAGCTCTACTACTGTTACTGA